DNA from Mustela erminea isolate mMusErm1 chromosome 18, mMusErm1.Pri, whole genome shotgun sequence:
GGCCATGAGCCAGGTAAAAGGGGACTCCCTTGCAGCTTGGTTCCCCCTGCCCTGTCACCTAGACGGGGGCCCGTCTTGCCACTGGGTTCTTTCTGGCTTGTAGGGGCGGCAGAAGTTGGCCCGCTTTAATGCCCGAGAGTTTGCCACCCTGATCATAGACATTCTCAGCGAGGCCAAGCGGAGACAGCAGGGCAAGAGCCTGAGCAGCCCCACAGGTGGGAAGGGCGTGGATAGGGCGGCGGGTAGTGGGCacttttctagaatattcttttttgtggctcCCTTTTGGGGTGGCATGGTGGAAGGGTTGTGTGGCTGGATCCTGAGTGATGGGACTGTGTCCTCAGACAACCTCGAGCTCTCTGCAAGGAGCCAGAGTGACCTCGACGACCAGCACGACTACGACAGTGTGGCCTCGGATGAGGACACGGACCAGGAACCCCTGCGCAGCGCTGGTGCCACTAGGAACAACCGTGCCCGGGTCTGAGCACTGCCCCACCCTGGGCCTCCACCAAGGCCCAGCTCTGTCCCCTTAGAGCCTGGGGCTTTGGGGACAAGTGGGCTGGTTACGGCCTTGAGAAGAGCCTTCTGTGGGCATTTACGCCCTGCCCTGAGGGCTGATGAGCCTCTGTCTCACTCTGCAGAGCATGGACTCCTCAGACCTCTCTGACGGGGCCGTGACCCTGCAGGAGTATCTGGAGCTGAAGAAGGCTCTGGCCACCTCCGAGGCGAAGGTGCAACAGCTCATGAAGGTCAACAGCAGTCTGAGCGATGAGCTCCGGAGGCTGCAGAGGGAGGTAGGGACGGCAGcgctggtgggagtggggggctcCCAGCGTCCTGCTTGGAGGATCCCCTGCTCCCGGAGGTGGGGGTGCTGCCTGGAGCCCCTGGAGGTTCTGACACCCTGTGCACTCTCAGATTCAcaagctgcaggcagagaacTTGCAGATCCGGCAGCCGCCGGGGCCGGTGCCCACAGCCCCGCTGCCCAGCGAGCGGGCAGAACACACATCGATGGGGCCTGGCGGGAGTGCCCACCGCAGGGACCGCCAGGCCTTCTCCATGTATGAACCAGGCTCCGCCCTGAAGCCCTTTGGGGGCCCACCTGGGGATGAGCTCACCACCCGGCTCCAGCCTTTCCACAGCACTGTGAGTTGCCCGTGGGTGTCAAGGAATAGGGGAGACAGGGTGGGAGCTGCCATGGGACCCTCCGTGATGCCTCCTGTGCCAtctcccaggagctggaggacGACGCCATCTATTCAGTACACGTCCCTGCTGGCCTTTACCGGGTAAGCAGGGCCTGGGACACAAGGGTCCATGTCTGCAAATGGGTTCTGAGCCCCAGCAGGTGTGGCCTTTGCGTTGACGATGGCTGGGCACGGGGAGGACCCATGATGCTGGGAAGCTGgaaggtggggtagggggagcaggaaggaaaaaCTGACTCCAGCCCTCCTGGGTTTCAGATCCGGAAGGGGGTGTCGGCCTCCGCCGTGCccttcactccctcctccccactcctgtcctGCTCCCAGGAAGGAAGCCGTCACACGGTAACGTGCCCATCCCCGTTGCAAGGGACAGGCCGAGTAAGGTGTGCACGTGGAAAGCGATGGGCTGTGTGGGTCTGTGAATGTGTCCGTCATCTACTGCCCCTTCCCCGATCCTCCAGAGCAAGCTTTCCCGCCACGGCAGCGGTGCCGACAGCGACTATGAGAACACGCAAAGTGGGGACCCACTGCTTGGGTGAGGCACTCCGGGAAGAAGGCTAAGCGGGCCCTGGCGTGTCTGTGAGGGTGCCGGCAGGCAGCCTTACCACTGGTATGTCTCTCTCTCACCCTGGCCTCAGAATGGAAGGGAAGAGGTTTCTTGAGCTGGGCAAGGAAGAGGACTTCCACCCAGAGTTGGAAAGCCTGGATGGAGACCTTGACCCTGGGCTTCCCAGCACAGAGGATGTCATCCTAAAGACGGAACAGGTCACCAAGAACATTCAGGAATTGTTACGGGCTGCCCAAGAATTCAAGCACGACAGGTATGGGGGTGGGACGTAAGGCTCCTAGGggtccctggaggggagggggggcccGCCGGTGTTCCATTGTCCCTGCGAACCCTAATTtttaccctcccctccccccaaagctTTGTGCCCTGCTCAGAGAAGATCCATTTGGCTGTGACCGAGATGGCCTCTCTCTTCCCAAAGGTACAGGGGCTGGAAAGAGGAGCAGGATTGAAGGGTCTCCGGGTGGGACAGGTGTAGGGAATGGGAGCCCTACCTGGGTGCAAAGGAGGACACACTGGGCCGGGTTCATGGCTCATGGTTTGAAGTCCAaggcccagctccctcctcccctccagaggCCAGCCCTGGAGCCTGTGCGTAGCTCGCTGCGGCTGCTCAATGCCAGCGCCTACCGGCTTCAGAGCGAATGCCGGAAGACCGTGCCCCCGGAGCCGGGCGCCCCTGTGGACTTCCAGCTGCTGACTCAGCAGGTGATCCAGTGCGCCTACGACATTGCCAAGGCTGCCAAGCAGCTGGTCACCATCACCACCCGAGAAAAGAAGCAGTGACCACTCTCCCTGCACCCTCACCTGCACCCTGGGACCTCACTGGCCATGGGAGCTGGGCCACTCCAGACACTAACCCCCACCCCAACAGAGCCGCTGGCGCAAGTGCCCTTAGTGCTGCCACTCTCCCCTGGCAGCCAGGCGCCCTGGTGCCCGCCCCCCTCAAGCCCCCAaggatggggaggtggggtggcaggagcttctgtcccccaCATTCCATGGACCTCCCCCTGTACATAGcattcccctcttccccctcccccagcgtgCAGGGGCCTGTAAGGCATCACTCCCAGCCCCTAACCCTCGGGGCACCCTCAGCCAAGGGTCGGGTGGGGACACTCCAAGTGAGGCCATTCCCCCTCCAGGTACCCCACCCCATGAGCCAGTTCAGCCCTACCGGGGGCTGAGCAGGGGCATCCTCTCCTTTGTACATAATCTCTGGATGTCCCTGCCCTGTAGCCACCAGCCCCCCTGCTGCTCTCCTTTAATGCCAAACGGCCCCTGTCCAGAGCACAGGCCCCAGCCTGTGTTCCCAGGGTCCCTAGCAGCAAACActggaaactttttttctttcttctcttccactaCTTAATTTTAACATTGTGGTAACTGAGTGTCCctgcgtgcctgtgtgtgtgtgcggggcgGCAGTGCCGTTCCGGAGGCCTGGCCCATCTGGAGTTCTGTGAAGGGTGAGGGGACCAGAGCAGCAGGACCAGTGTCAGGGGTCAGCCCCGCTTCCCCATTCTTGGGGCCAGGGACTGCTGGTAACCAGCTGGGGTCCAACCCGTTGCCTCCCCTCATCTGTCTCCCTGATTCATATTCCTTTCTCTATGAACTTAACAAAAACCACTTCCCTGCATCTCGCCTCCACCTCCCTTGTGGAGGGGGATGTGCTGGCTGGGGCAGAGAACTGAGCATCTGAGCCTGGGGCTGGCTCCCCGGGGTCCCTGACTCAGCTGAGAGCCCCCTACCTATAACCTCTGAGAGGCCAGCACCTACCCTGCGGTATCTGGGTATCTGGAATCTGGGCTGCGGCCTGGGAAGGCTGGAGAGGCAGATGGCAGTGCCTACCGGCTCTCTTCCCTGTCCTGCCTCTATCCCAGGGGCCAGGCTCTACCTGTGTGGTGGTGGGTGGGCTGACTGTCAAGACGTGTGTCATGTACATttgtatcaaaaataaataagtgaccaTGTGCTGTTGCTGACGCTAGAGaatagtgggggtgggggactgaggAGGTGGCAGATGTGAGGGAGAAAGACCAACCTGTTGAGAACATGAAGCAAATGAAGATTCCTGCTACTCCAGCCCTGAAACTCAGAATGACAGCTTTTGTGTTCTAGAAAAGGAGCTGGGAAATAAGGTTTCCCTAACTATGgccacctccccactccccaccatggCAGCAAGTAGGGCTCTATCAGCTCCTAAAACTACCGCTAAGGCCAGGTATGGGGAAGGGGTGCCTAACTTGCTGTTGTAAA
Protein-coding regions in this window:
- the GIT1 gene encoding ARF GTPase-activating protein GIT1 isoform X2 translates to MSRKGPRAEVCADCSAPDPGWASISRGVLVCDECCSVHRSLGRHISVVKHLRHSAWPPTLLQMVHTLASNGANSIWEHSLLDPAQVQSGRRKANPQDKVHPIKSEFIRAKYQMLAFVHKLPCRDDDGVTAKDLSKQLHSSVRTGNLETCLRLLSLGAQANFFHPEKGTTPLHVAAKAGQTLQAELLVVYGADPGSPDVNGRTPIDYARQAGHHELAERLVECQYELTDRLAFYLCGRKPDHKNGHYIIPQMADRSRQKCMSQSLDLSELAKAAKKKLQALSNRLFEELAMDVYDEVDRRENDAVWLATQNHSTLVTERSAVPFLPVNPEYSATRNQGRQKLARFNAREFATLIIDILSEAKRRQQGKSLSSPTDNLELSARSQSDLDDQHDYDSVASDEDTDQEPLRSAGATRNNRARSMDSSDLSDGAVTLQEYLELKKALATSEAKVQQLMKVNSSLSDELRRLQREIHKLQAENLQIRQPPGPVPTAPLPSERAEHTSMGPGGSAHRRDRQAFSMYEPGSALKPFGGPPGDELTTRLQPFHSTELEDDAIYSVHVPAGLYRIRKGVSASAVPFTPSSPLLSCSQEGSRHTSKLSRHGSGADSDYENTQSGDPLLGMEGKRFLELGKEEDFHPELESLDGDLDPGLPSTEDVILKTEQVTKNIQELLRAAQEFKHDSFVPCSEKIHLAVTEMASLFPKRPALEPVRSSLRLLNASAYRLQSECRKTVPPEPGAPVDFQLLTQQVIQCAYDIAKAAKQLVTITTREKKQ
- the GIT1 gene encoding ARF GTPase-activating protein GIT1 isoform X1 encodes the protein MSRKGPRAEVCADCSAPDPGWASISRGVLVCDECCSVHRSLGRHISVVKHLRHSAWPPTLLQMVHTLASNGANSIWEHSLLDPAQVQSGRRKANPQDKVHPIKSEFIRAKYQMLAFVHKLPCRDDDGVTAKDLSKQLHSSVRTGNLETCLRLLSLGAQANFFHPEKGTTPLHVAAKAGQTLQAELLVVYGADPGSPDVNGRTPIDYARQAGHHELAERLVECQYELTDRLAFYLCGRKPDHKNGHYIIPQMADSLDLSELAKAAKKKLQALSNRLFEELAMDVYDEVDRRENDAVWLATQNHSTLVTERSAVPFLPVNPEYSATRNQGRQKLARFNAREFATLIIDILSEAKRRQQGKSLSSPTDNLELSARSQSDLDDQHDYDSVASDEDTDQEPLRSAGATRNNRARSMDSSDLSDGAVTLQEYLELKKALATSEAKVQQLMKVNSSLSDELRRLQREIHKLQAENLQIRQPPGPVPTAPLPSERAEHTSMGPGGSAHRRDRQAFSMYEPGSALKPFGGPPGDELTTRLQPFHSTELEDDAIYSVHVPAGLYRIRKGVSASAVPFTPSSPLLSCSQEGSRHTSKLSRHGSGADSDYENTQSGDPLLGMEGKRFLELGKEEDFHPELESLDGDLDPGLPSTEDVILKTEQVTKNIQELLRAAQEFKHDSFVPCSEKIHLAVTEMASLFPKRPALEPVRSSLRLLNASAYRLQSECRKTVPPEPGAPVDFQLLTQQVIQCAYDIAKAAKQLVTITTREKKQ